A single window of Vigna unguiculata cultivar IT97K-499-35 chromosome 1, ASM411807v1, whole genome shotgun sequence DNA harbors:
- the LOC114172967 gene encoding G-type lectin S-receptor-like serine/threonine-protein kinase CES101 has protein sequence MAISQTILGFITFTCLMHITKPSNLNTDTLLQGHEFTTSDRLISPTGWYTMSFFQREGSADFYLGIGKSAENSTDQNFWIANRDTPIHDPAPFLTIDEFGNLKIISNRDINSTIMLYSSDAGREVNNNNSTTSTSTTTTFNAILQDTGNLMLREMNQNGSLKRILWQSFDHLSHVLMMGMKLGFDRKTGQNWSITSRRSEETYLSGSFTLALEPTTKQLVIWWKGNILWSSGQWSNGNFANLKSQAYQKDFEFDYYSDENETYVSYLASYIYIAPSGSVYGGASGSSFSCFSDYILSGCSMPSVPRCRDYDSLYRGSWNSYGVMSGKGFKFDESENLTNFDCWMKCLNNCSCEAYSYVNDDETGCEIWSRDSANFVATTNLTGGGRQIYFLVPRKNGNTKIWIISTIVGTLILIILCFTCTKLQKKLKLKAEDRKKRTKLLYEIGGNTAISIAYNEIKERKKDGKTSDDMYIFDFQTILEVTANFSSTNKIGEGGFGPVYKEKLPSGQEVAIKRLSKSSGQGLVEFKNEAMLIVKLQHTNLVRLLGFCIDREERILVYEYLPNKSLDLYLFGSNHNTTLEWNIRCKIIEGVAQGLVYLHQYSRLKVVHRDLKASNILLDNQLNPKISDFGMARIFGLIESEERTNRIVGTFGYMSPEYAMMGVISTKTDVYSFGILLLEILSGKKNSSDYPFNLAFNAWKLWNEGEALTLTDTNMNGSYSPTQVLRYIHIGLLCTQDQARDRPTMLEVVSFISNENGDLPEPKQPGFCVTGPPEEERYTCSVRETTNSLTSGR, from the exons ATGGCTATCAGCCAAACTATACTAGGCTTCATCACTTTCACTTGTTTGATGCACATAACGAAACCTTCAAACTTGAACACTGACACGTTACTACAGGGTCATGAGTTCACAACAAGTGACCGTTTGATTTCACCTACAGGTTGGTATACAATGAGTTTCTTTCAGCGAGAAGGCTCTGCAGATTTCTACCTTGGAATTGGAAAATCAGCTGAAAATTCAACTGATCAGAATTTCTGGATAGCCAATAGAGACACGCCAATCCACGACCCTGCACCGTTTCTCACAATTGATGAATTTGGTAACTTGAAAATTATTTCCAACCGGGATATAAATTCCACTATCATGCTCTATTCTTCTGATGCTGGAAGAGAAGTTAACAATAATAACAGTACTACTTCTACTTCTACTACTACTACCTTCAACGCCATATTGCAAGATACCGGCAACCTTATGCTTCGTGAAATGAACCAAAATGGATCTTTGAAGCGGATATTGTGGCAAAGCTTTGATCACCTCTCACACGTTCTCATGATGGGGATGAAACTAGGGTTTGACAGAAAAACTGGTCAAAATTGGTCTATAACATCACGGAGAAGTGAAGAGACTTATTTGTCAGGGTCTTTCACCCTTGCCCTTGAGCCCACAACGAAGCAATTGGTGATATGGTGGAAAGGGAACATTTTGTGGAGTAGTGGGCAATGGAGCAATGGAAACTTTGCGAATCTAAAGTCCCAAGCTTACCAGAAGGACTTTGAATTTGATTACTACTCAGATGAAAATGAAACCTATGTGTCATATCTTGCTAGTTATATCTACATAGCACCTTCAGGTTCAGTATATGGCGGCGCTTCTGGTTCTTCTTTTTCATGCTTCAGTGATTACATTCTATCTGGTTGTTCAATGCCAAGTGTTCCCAGATGTAGAGATTATGATAGCTTGTATCGGGGTAGCTGGAATAGCTACGGAGTAATGTCAGGGAAGGGTTTCAAATTTGATGAAAGTGAGAACCTCACAAATTTTGATTGCTGGATGAAGTGCTTGAATAATTGCAGTTGTGAAGCCTACTCTTATGTTAACGATGATGAAACTGGGTGTGAGATATGGAGCAGAGACTCAGCAAACTTTGTAGCCACTACTAATTTGACAGGTGGAGGGCGTCAGATATACTTCCTTGTTCCCAGAAAAAATG GCAATACTAAGATATGGATCATAAGCACAATAGTTGGAACTCTCATACTAATCATCTTATGCTTCACATGCACTAAGTTGCAGAAAAAACTAAAACTGAAAG CCGAAGATCGCAAGAAGCGAACGAAGTTATTGTATGAAATCGGAGGAAATACTGCAATTTCCATTGcttataatgaaataaaagaacGGAAGAAAGATGGAAAGACTAGTGATGATATGTATATTTTCGATTTTCAAACTATTCTTGAGGTAACCGCTAATTTTTCTTCCACCAATAAGATAGGAGAGGGTGGTTTTGGACCTGTCTACAAG GAAAAGTTGCCAAGTGGACAAGAAGTAGCCATTAAGAGACTTTCCAAAAGCTCGGGGCAAGGTTTGGTAGAGTTTAAAAATGAAGCCATGCTAATTGTCAAACTCCAACACACCAACTTAGTGAGGCTACTTGGTTTTTGTATTGACAGAGAAGAAAGGATATTAGTTTATGAGTATCTCCCCAACAAAAGCTTGGATTTGTACCTCTTTG GTTCTAATCACAACACTACACTAGAATGGAATATTCGATGCAAGATTATTGAAGGAGTTGCACAAGGACTTGTATATTTACACCAATACTCAAGATTAAAAGTGGTACATAGAGATTTGAAAGCAAGTAACATTTTATTAGACAATCAATTGAATCCAAAAATATCAGATTTTGGTATGGCGAGAATATTTGGATTGATAGAATCTGAAGAACGAACTAACAGGATTGTTGGAACATT TGGTTACATGTCTCCGGAATATGCAATGATGGGTGTGATCTCTACCAAAACAGATGTTTATAGCTTTGGCATCCTTTTACTAGAGATTCTAAGTGGAAAGAAAAATAGTAGTGATTATCCATTTAATCTTGCTTTTAAT GCATGGAAACTATGGAATGAAGGTGAAGCTCTGACACTAACGGACACTAACATGAACGGATCATACTCCCCAACCCAAGTGTTAAGATACATTCATATTGGTCTGTTGTGCACACAAGATCAAGCAAGAGACAGACCTACAATGCTTGAggttgtttcttttatttcaaatgaAAATGGTGATTTACCAGAACCTAAGCAACCAGGATTTTGTGTTACTGGACCACCGGAAGAGGAACGCTACACTTGTTCCGTAAGGGAGACAACAAATTCGTTGACATCAGGTAGATAA